Within Micromonas commoda chromosome 9, complete sequence, the genomic segment CCAAAGTCGGTTGGTCGGCAGGCGGAGTCGCACCGCGGCACGCTCCCCGCGGTGTCGTTCGGCACGTGCTACAGGGAACAGGCCGCGAAGGCGAGCCTTGGAAAGCTACAGGCGAAGGCtatcctcggcggcgcgctcggtcccggtcccgcggcgaggaccttGCCCAGCGGGGTCGGCATGCAGCGGCTGAGCGGCAACGTCACGCTGCCCACAATTGGCTTCACGAAGGGCGAGAGGTGGCAGACGCGGCGAAGCAAGCTGGACGTGcccggccccggcgcgtACCGCGTGTGACGGTCGTTCTAACGTGTAATGTCTgagatgagcgcgtcgacggaacAGCTCTCGTGTAGTTCTCAAATCGAACGTCGATCACATGCGAAGATCAGGCCTAATCTAATTTGACCGCACCTCGCACCCAACCACCCGACTCGGCATACACCCCCACCAGTTCTACAGCGTTCCCGCGCACTCGCTTAGAAGGCGAGGCGGGTGAAGAACCAACGAGACTTGCCAGTCTTGAACCTCTCCTCCAGAATCTTCTTGGCCTCCTTGCGCGCGGCAACCTTCTTCGTCGCGTTCTCCAGCGCGTCGGGGGTGACGGTAGCCTTGAGGTCCACGTCGAGGGTGTAGCGGGTGGGCATGAGGTGGTTGTAGTTGACCGTCTTGATGAACGTCTTGACGCGAGAGTGCTTGTCCTGCTTCTTCTTGTCCATCTTCTTGGTCACCTGGTGGGTTGAGAGGGGGAGGGAAGGACGGTCAGCGCTCCGCCGAGGGCTGCAAATCTATCTAAACCTGCCCCACTGTGGGACTGGGAAATAGGGTTTTCCCCGGGCCATCGCGCGGTCCCGGACGCGcgccacggacgcgacgcgacgcgacgacgcaacCGATAATCGCAAATCCGGGACACGCTCTATGGTCCCGCTCTAGCGAACacgatgggcggcgcggggtcgacccggtcgatccccgcgcggcgcccgccaaAACACCGCCGTGGCCGTGATTCTCACCTTGCGAGGGTAGGTCGCGAGACCGCACACGAGGGCGTGACCGTAGGGGCGGGAGGAGGTGCCCTCGTCATAGTTCTTGACGATGACAGCCTTCTTGCCCGCATAGCGGCCCTGAAGGAGCACCACGACCTTGTTGGCCTGAGGGGTAACGGGGGTAAGGGATCGTCAGCGGCGATGTCCGAGGGCGgcttcgcggcgaaggcAATCTTTCGCCTGAGAGTGGAGAAAAATAAGCCGGAGGGCGAcggatcgacggcgcgaaacgggcgtcgcgctcgtctcgtcgtcgcacgaCCCGCCGGGACGATGCTGTGGGATATCACGCACCTTGAGGAACTTCACCATCCTGAAGCTACCTTAGCTTGCGTCTTGGTtagagggcgacgacgcaggcGGGGTTCGGCTTTTGAGAGTTTGGGGTTTTGCCTCGGAGTTGCGGCCGACCAGTTTCGGTCGGACGGACAGCTTCGAAGAAAACGCTTGGAGCCAGTGCTGCGCGGGCACCTCTCGCACATGTCTCTGCGGACCGCCGCGTGCACGCGCGGGCCACGCTCGGTGGCGCGAAGCATCGCGTCGTCAGCTCGCGGTGCGCGAAGGAGGCCTTCGACCGTGGGGAGAATTCGCGGCTCCACCGGCTACAcggtcgacgagggcgcccgGGCGATGGAAAACAGCCGGGGGCGctccgcggggcgcgcggggacgagcggGCATGGTTCCGCGGAGCGTCCCGACGTTGCATTCAGGCGCAGTACGCTGAGCGAAGACGTGCGAGACATGCTTTGGGTGCCccccgaggccgaggacCCGAGCTTTGGGCGGGATGACCCGGACGAGGGTTGGAGTTTCGACCCCGCGAGCGGTCTgatggacccgcgcgcgtccccacc encodes:
- a CDS encoding predicted protein, which codes for MVKFLKANKVVVLLQGRYAGKKAVIVKNYDEGTSSRPYGHALVCGLATYPRKVTKKMDKKKQDKHSRVKTFIKTVNYNHLMPTRYTLDVDLKATVTPDALENATKKVAARKEAKKILEERFKTGKSRWFFTRLAF